In Rhinolophus ferrumequinum isolate MPI-CBG mRhiFer1 chromosome 5 unlocalized genomic scaffold, mRhiFer1_v1.p scaffold_110_arrow_ctg1, whole genome shotgun sequence, one DNA window encodes the following:
- the LOC117019165 gene encoding LOW QUALITY PROTEIN: ATP synthase subunit O, mitochondrial-like (The sequence of the model RefSeq protein was modified relative to this genomic sequence to represent the inferred CDS: inserted 1 base in 1 codon) — MAGPAASGLSQQVRCFSTSVDRPVTKLVRPPVQIYGTEGRCATALYSAASKQHQLEQVEKELLGAAQPLEEPKLAASIMTPYGKRSVTMKSLNDMTAKEKFSPLTSNLMNLLTADGRLNNTAGVSSAFSTMMSVHRGEAPCSVTTASPLDEATFSELNMVLKSFXSKHQILKLEVKTDSSIMGGMIMRTGEKYVDMTAKTKIQKLSRITREVF; from the exons ATGGCAGGCCCAGCAGCATCCGGGCTCTCCCAGCAGGTGCGATGCTTCAGTACATCTGTGGACAGGCCGGTTACCAAGCTTGTGAGGCCACCTGTTCAGATATATGGTACTGAAGGTCGCTGTGCCACTGCTCTGTACTCTGCTGCGTCTAAGCAGCATCAACTGGAACAAGTAGAAAAGGAGTTGTTGGGAGCAGCACAACCCTTGGAGGAACCCAAATTGGCTGCTTCCATTATGACTCCCTATGGAAAGCGTTCCGTTACAATGAAAAGCCTAAATGACATGACCGCAAAAGAGAAGTTTTCTCCCCTCACATCCAACCTGATGAATTTGCTTACTGCAGATGGTCGCCTGAACAACACCGCTGGAGTCAGTTCCGCCTTTTCTACCATGATGAGCGTGCACCGTGGGGAAGCACCTTGCTCAGTCACCACCGCATCTCCTTTGGATGAGGCCACTTTTTCTGAACTAAACATGGTGCTGAAGAGCT TTAGTAAACATCAGATACTGAAATTAGAAGTTAAGACTGATTCATCAATCATGGGTGGAATGATTATGCGTACTGGAGAGAAATATGTTGATATGACTGCAAAAACCAAGATTCAGAAGCTAAGTAGGATTACGCGGGAGGTTTTCTGA